The Amblyomma americanum isolate KBUSLIRL-KWMA chromosome 3, ASM5285725v1, whole genome shotgun sequence genome window below encodes:
- the LOC144124490 gene encoding uncharacterized protein LOC144124490 yields MIRETCFRHADFVVLYVGGNDLDRGDDPREIASHIKDLVLLLQENVASVVLVFKVLPRHFDEPRKAQFEDRRRRQLNRRLSATLKRLSGVHILNPEHRFLDASGKPMLSLFAADRYHVARDRGIDQISKIIVAALVKIYGPGIASASRARPGEVYVVHRCRRCGAKGHKTDHCWAYCSPRRHAAAGRG; encoded by the exons atgattcgagagacatgttttcggcacgccgattttgttgtcctatatgttggcggcaacgatctcgacagaggggatgacccgcgagaaatcgccagccacataaag gacctcgttttgctgctgcaggagaacgtggccagtgtcgtgctggtcttcaaagtcttgccacgccatttcgatgagccacgtaaggcgcaatttgaggaccgccggcgtcgccagctgaaccgccgtctgtcagccacgctgaagcgcttgtcgggcgtgcacattctcaaccccgag catcgtttcctggatgcttctggcaagccgatgctgtccttgtttgccgcagaccgatatCACGTGGCGAGAGACCGGGGTATCGACCAGAtctcaaagattatcgtcgcggccctcgtcaagatctacggaccagggatagcgtcggcttcaagggcaagaccaggagaggtgtacgtcgtgcaccggtgtcgtcggtgcggagccaaagggcacaagacggaccactgctgggcctactgctcaccgcgccgccacgccgctgcaggtcgcggttga